A part of Miscanthus floridulus cultivar M001 chromosome 6, ASM1932011v1, whole genome shotgun sequence genomic DNA contains:
- the LOC136461789 gene encoding uncharacterized protein produces the protein MGEPLLTSLSMENSNSHPCTLLSMDPAGSHPASAESSGGGGAATNGVGVGSGGDRELFIIPRRESAHPGPPDINLPLSADPSPLPPSWSLDTFDILDVTLGTHNYESEVALTLPKSTGNGNGNGNGNGSATIGVGARKCAKRGDSIWGAWFFFNHYFKPALVEKPKGKVTRDASGSISGFDKSDLRLDVFLVQHDMENMYMWVFKERPDNALGKMQLRSFMNGHSKHGEPSFPFSADKGFARSHRMQRKHYRGLSNPQCLHGIEVVGSPNLSAVPEADLKRWAELTGRELNFSIPSEASDFELWRNLPSTDFELDRPHPPAAKSATHGSHSHKKGLNGSGLNLSTPPSSDDGMDLSPKCAKRRKDFFGHGVEEDCVMANNSCSDREQEVEAHTGEPSWMHEFTGVAKHASGPVTAAKTIYEDEEGYLIVVSMLFSDPHSVKVSWRNTLTHGIVKITCVSTARMPYIKRRDRTFKLTDPFPEHCPPGEFVREIPLATRIPEDAKIEAYYDETGTGLEIMVPKHRVGPEEHEVQVCMRPPHLGDNDLVLS, from the coding sequence ATGGGGGAGCCCCTCCTCACCTCCCTCTCCATGGAGAACAGCAACAGCCACCCCTGCACGCTCCTCTCCATGGACCCTGCCGGTTCGCACCCGGCCTCCGCCGAGTCCTCAGGTGGCGGTGGCGCTGCCACCAATGGGGTTGGGGTTGGTAGTGGTGGTGACCGGGAACTCTTCATCATTCCACGGCGTGAGTCGGCGCACCCAGGTCCGCCAGACATCAACCTCCCGCTCTCTGCAGATCCCTCACCGCTGCCTCCGTCATGGAGCCTCGACACATTCGACATACTCGATGTCACTCTTGGAACACACAACTATGAGTCCGAGGTCGCGCTTACACTTCCAAAGTCGACtggcaacggcaacggcaacggcaacggcaatGGCAGTGCCACTATCGGTGTCGGCGCGAGGAAGTGTGCTAAGAGAGGAGACAGCATCTGGGGTGCATGGTTCTTCTTTAATCACTACTTCAAGCCTGCACTTGTGGAGAAGCCAAAGGGGAAGGTTACGCGAGACGCGTCTGGGAGCATCTCGGGCTTCGACAAATCTGATCTCCGCCTTGATGTCTTCCTGGTGCAGCATGACATGGAGAACATGTACATGTGGGTTTTCAAGGAGCGACCTGACAATGCCCTTGGGAAGATGCAGCTCCGGAGCTTCATGAATGGGCACTCCAAGCATGGGGAGCCATCTTTCCCGTTCAGTGCCGATAAGGGCTTTGCCAGGTCACACCGTATGCAGCGAAAGCACTACCGTGGGCTGTCGAACCCGCAGTGCCTTCATGGGATTGAGGTCGTGGGCTCACCAAATTTGTCAGCAGTTCCTGAGGCAGACTTGAAGAGGTGGGCTGAACTGACGGGCAGGGAACTTAATTTCTCAATACCATCTGAAGCCAGCGACTTTGAGTTATGGAGGAATCTTCCCAGCACTGATTTTGAACTTGACAGGCCACATCCACCGGCAGCAAAGAGTGCCACACATGGATCTCATAGCCATAAGAAGGGATTGAATGGTTCAGGTCTCAACCTTTCAACTCCACCATCATCAGACGATGGGATGGACCTTTCACCAAAATGTGCCAAACGCCGCAAGGATTTCTTTGGCCATGGCGTAGAGGAGGACTGTGTGATGGCAAACAATTCTTGTTCTGACAGAGAGCAAGAGGTAGAAGCTCACACCGGCGAGCCATCATGGATGCACGAGTTCACTGGTGTGGCCAAGCATGCAAGCGGGCCTGTCACTGCTGCCAAGACGATATACGAGGATGAGGAAGGGTACTTAATCGTGGTGAGCATGCTTTTCTCTGATCCACACAGCGTCAAGGTGTCCTGGAGGAACACACTGACGCATGGCATCGTGAAGATAACATGTGTGAGCACTGCCCGGATGCCCTACATCAAGAGACGTGACAGGACGTTCAAGCTGACGGACCCTTTCCCTGAGCACTGCCCTCCTGGTGAGTTTGTGAGAGAGATACCTCTGGCCACACGGATTCCAGAAGACGCAAAGATTGAGGCGTATTATGATGAGACAGGAACTGGACTGGAAATCATGGTCCCAAAGCACCGGGTTGGACCAGAGGAGCATGAAGTTCAGGTGTGCATGAGGCCCCCACATCTTGGTGACAACGATCTTGTGCTATCCTAG
- the LOC136461790 gene encoding very-long-chain (3R)-3-hydroxyacyl-CoA dehydratase PASTICCINO 2A-like isoform X2 — MAGDDGSVVRWLYLSVYNWVTFFGWLEVLYHATLALLGGGHETVYAAVKLPLLFSQTAALAEIPHSIIGLVRSPISATLPQVGGRMLVTWYIVWSFPETQSHVLVTSLVLSWSITEVIRYSFFGLKEAFGITPFWLLWLRYSTFTVLYPIGLISEVGLIFTAMPHTKGRSFYICAGLTALYIPGFPYLYRYMLAQRKKVLSKAKTA, encoded by the exons ATGGCGGGAGACGACGGGTCGGTGGTTCGGTGGCTCTACCTCTCCGTGTACAACTGGGTTACCTTCTTCGGATG GTTGGAGGTGCTATACCACGCAACCTTGGCGTTGTTAGGCGGTGGCCATGAGACCGTCTACGCTGCTGTCAAGCTGCCACTTCTGTTTTCACAGACTGCTGCCTTAGCAGAG ATTCCTCATTCTATTATAG GGCTTGTGAGATCTCCAATCAGTGCAACTCTTCCACAAGTTGGCGGAAGGATGTTAGTTACCTGGTACATCGTGTGGAGTTTTCCTGAG ACACAGTCTCATGTCCTCGTTACTTCCTTGGTCCTAAGCTGGTCCATCACTGAG GTCATCAGATATTCTTTCTTTGGTTTGAAGGAGGCATTTGGAATTACACCTTTCTGGCTCCTATGGCTCAG GTACTCCACGTTCACTGTACTGTATCCTATTGGGCTTATCAGTGAGGTCGGCTTAATCTTCACTGCCATGCCTCACACGAAG GGGAGATCCTTCTACATCTGCGCTGGATTAACCGCTCTCTACATCCCAG GATTCCCATATTTGTACCGTTACATGCTCGCCCAGAGGAAGAAGGTCCTGTCCAAGGCGAAAACCGCGTAA
- the LOC136461790 gene encoding very-long-chain (3R)-3-hydroxyacyl-CoA dehydratase PASTICCINO 2A-like isoform X1, whose product MAGDDGSVVRWLYLSVYNWVTFFGWLEVLYHATLALLGGGHETVYAAVKLPLLFSQTAALAEIPHSIIGLVRSPISATLPQVGGRMLVTWYIVWSFPETQSHVLVTSLVLSWSITESILHCCGLQVIRYSFFGLKEAFGITPFWLLWLRYSTFTVLYPIGLISEVGLIFTAMPHTKGRSFYICAGLTALYIPGFPYLYRYMLAQRKKVLSKAKTA is encoded by the exons ATGGCGGGAGACGACGGGTCGGTGGTTCGGTGGCTCTACCTCTCCGTGTACAACTGGGTTACCTTCTTCGGATG GTTGGAGGTGCTATACCACGCAACCTTGGCGTTGTTAGGCGGTGGCCATGAGACCGTCTACGCTGCTGTCAAGCTGCCACTTCTGTTTTCACAGACTGCTGCCTTAGCAGAG ATTCCTCATTCTATTATAG GGCTTGTGAGATCTCCAATCAGTGCAACTCTTCCACAAGTTGGCGGAAGGATGTTAGTTACCTGGTACATCGTGTGGAGTTTTCCTGAG ACACAGTCTCATGTCCTCGTTACTTCCTTGGTCCTAAGCTGGTCCATCACTGAG AGTATACTTCACTGCTGTGGATTGCAGGTCATCAGATATTCTTTCTTTGGTTTGAAGGAGGCATTTGGAATTACACCTTTCTGGCTCCTATGGCTCAG GTACTCCACGTTCACTGTACTGTATCCTATTGGGCTTATCAGTGAGGTCGGCTTAATCTTCACTGCCATGCCTCACACGAAG GGGAGATCCTTCTACATCTGCGCTGGATTAACCGCTCTCTACATCCCAG GATTCCCATATTTGTACCGTTACATGCTCGCCCAGAGGAAGAAGGTCCTGTCCAAGGCGAAAACCGCGTAA
- the LOC136461791 gene encoding very-long-chain (3R)-3-hydroxyacyl-CoA dehydratase PASTICCINO 2A-like, whose translation MAGDDGSVVRRLYLSVYNWVSFFGWLQVLYHAILALLGGGHEAVYDAVKLPLLFSQTAAFTEILHSITGFVRSPISATLPQVGIRTSVLWFIVWSFPETQSHVFITSLVLSWSITEVIRYPFFGLREAFGITPFWLLWLRYSTFIVLYPIGLISEVGLIFTAMPHMKGRTFYICAALTTIYIPGFPHMYRYMLAQRKKNLSKVKDA comes from the exons ATGGCAGGTGACGACGGGTCGGTGGTTCGGCGGCTCTACCTCTCCGTGTACAACTGGGTTAGCTTCTTCGGATG GTTGCAGGTGCTATACCACGCAATCTTGGCGCTGTTAGGCGGTGGCCATGAGGCCGTCTATGATGCTGTCAAGCTGCCACTCCTGTTTTCACAAACTGCTGCCTTTACAGAG ATTCTTCACTCCATTACAG GGTTTGTGAGATCTCCAATCAGTGCAACTCTTCCACAAGTTGGTATAAGGACATCAGTTCTCTGGTTCATCGTGTGGAGTTTTCCTGAG ACACAGTCTCATGTCTTCATTACTTCCTTGGTCCTAAGCTGGTCCATCACTGAG GTCATCAGATATCCTTTCTTTGGTTTGAGGGAGGCATTTGGAATCACACCTTTCTGGCTCCTATGGCTCAG GTACAGCACGTTCATTGTACTCTATCCTATCGGGCTTATCAGTGAGGTCGGCTTAATCTTCACTGCCATGCCTCACATGAAG GGAAGAACCTTCTATATCTGCGCTGCATTGACCACTATCTACATTCCAG GATTCCCACACATGTACCGTTACATGCTCGCCCAGAGGAAGAAGAACCTATCCAAGGTGAAAGACGCATGA